A single region of the Enterococcus mundtii genome encodes:
- a CDS encoding cof family protein, producing the protein MEPETPYQKVERFHRTFDPRIPERPTAFTKKHADDRAGFKIEELVEFVAAASDGDAKKLHDSVQYLHDALDQAEKKILTKQNWGEESLVEQVDALTDLLYFTYGSFSLLGVDPTRIFDIVHQANMGKLFPDGKPHYDPVTNKVLKPNNWQKDYAPEERIAKEINEQMKKAERVKFAEENSSTSL; encoded by the coding sequence ATGGAGCCAGAAACACCTTATCAAAAAGTAGAACGATTCCATCGGACGTTCGATCCAAGAATACCAGAGCGACCCACTGCATTTACAAAAAAACATGCCGATGACCGAGCGGGTTTTAAAATCGAAGAGTTAGTTGAATTTGTGGCAGCAGCCAGTGACGGTGATGCAAAAAAATTGCATGATTCCGTCCAATATTTGCATGATGCACTTGATCAAGCAGAAAAAAAGATTCTCACAAAACAAAATTGGGGAGAGGAAAGTCTCGTTGAGCAAGTAGATGCGCTGACTGATTTGCTTTATTTTACGTATGGCTCTTTTTCTTTGCTGGGCGTTGATCCTACGAGGATTTTTGATATTGTCCATCAAGCGAATATGGGAAAACTGTTTCCAGATGGAAAACCTCACTACGATCCTGTTACAAACAAAGTATTGAAGCCAAACAATTGGCAAAAGGATTATGCACCTGAAGAAAGGATCGCAAAGGAAATCAATGAACAAATGAAGAAGGCAGAGCGAGTAAAGTTTGCCGAAGAAAATTCTTCAACGAGTCTTTGA